From the genome of Ailuropoda melanoleuca isolate Jingjing unplaced genomic scaffold, ASM200744v2 unplaced-scaffold73439, whole genome shotgun sequence:
GAAGGCCTGGGACGCCGACCAGTACTCACGCCACCCTTAGGAAGGGGTTGTAGAGGAGCTCTTCGCACAGGGTGGAAGGCACTGTGGGCATGTCGTCCTCGTCCCTCTTCTGGAATGACCACAGGCCCTTGTCACAGCCTTGTCTTGACAGCCCCAGACAACTTGGCTCCActcagccctgccccttcctAGGGGGCGGGAGCAGAAGAAGGGCTGCCTCGCCCCATCTGGCCCTTGAGGGCAGCCACCCCTGAGCCAATCCTACCAGCTGCCCAGGCCCCTATCCAAagccacccacccctcccctccccagaaggaGCCTGTCAGTGGTGGAACCTGGGCTAAACCAGGTCCAGTCATGTCTGACTCCCCCTGCAGTGCCCCGGTTCCAACCTTCATCCACCCTCGAAACCTctaggaggagagagggaggagtggCCGCACCTTGGCCCACGACAGCTTGGCTCTCACGTGGTCATTGCTGGGCTCCACTTTCTGTGCAAACTCAAGGTTGCCCAGCGTGTGCTCGTGGCCACAGAACACCTTCTGGAGAGAGGAGGCACTCAGGGGATGCACAGTGCTGCCACAGGCAGAGATGCGGGGAGGCACTCACCCAGGCTAGCCTGGCCCCCTCTGGACCCCAGCACCCCATGCCTGGTCTAGCTTGGCTTCTCGGCTGATGAGTGTTCATTCCGCACCCCCGTGGCACAAATCAGAGACAGGGCGTGCAGGTCGTGGAGGGCAGCTGGACCCTGCCGGAGGGGAAGGGATGGCCGCTCACCGTCTCCGGGGGCAGGCTGCCCAAGGTCTCCGTCAGGCTCTCATACATCTGCTGAGCTGTGCTCTCCAGGCGCAAGCCACAACCAGCCACCGACAGCGCATCCCCTGGGGAGGACCGGCGGTCAGAGAAGGTggagcagggtcagagggaggcGGGGCTGGTGGGGCGGGGCAGCCAGTACCCGAGAACACCGCGGGCGGATCCGGACACTCCTCTTCCCACAGGAAGTAGCTCATGTGGCCGGAGGTGTGGCCCGGAGTCAGGAGACAGCGCACGTGGATGGCCCCAAACTGCGGCAGAGGGGCGGGCGGCTGGTGAGGCGGGAGGGCCCAGGGCGATTCCCCGCCCTCCCGGGCGCGCGCTCACCCGCAGCTCCTCGCCGTGCACCAGCCTGCGGGTCAGCGCGCAGATACGCTCGTCCGCGCCCAGCACCGCCAGCCCGGGCCGCAGCCGCGCCAGTTCCGCGTTGCCCCGCGCGTGGTCCCTGCGGACGGGCGGAAGCAGAATCACGCCAGGGTCGGGGTGGGGCAGGGACGATGCCCTCGCGCCTCGGCCCGCCCCGACCGCGCTCACCAGTGGTGGTGGGTGGTCAGCACGGTGGTCAGTGATACCCCCTCCCGGCCCACGATCTCCAGCAGCTGAAAGGGACGGGTGTTAGGGAGATTTGGAAGGGTCGGCtggccgccccccgccccccgctagGGCGTCAGGTGTGATGTACACAAAGTCCCAGGCGGGCCAGGGGCCGTGGGGGTAGGGGAGACGCAGCAGACAATAACGGAGTGCCCAGGGCGAACGACAACAGTTAGGCACCAGCGAGGGCGAAACGGAGGTCAAGTCCTAACTTCGGGGCCGACCCAAGATATCGGGGAACGGTAATCGCCAAGTACCCAGAAATCAGAGAACAGGGGCAAGGCCTATTT
Proteins encoded in this window:
- the LOC100484517 gene encoding hydroxyacylglutathione hydrolase-like protein isoform X2; translation: MKVKVIPVLEDNYMYLVIEEHTREAVAVDVAVPKRLLEIVGREGVSLTTVLTTHHHWDHARGNAELARLRPGLAVLGADERICALTRRLVHGEELRFGAIHVRCLLTPGHTSGHMSYFLWEEECPDPPAVFSGDALSVAGCGLRLESTAQQMYESLTETLGSLPPETVFCGHEHTLGNLEFAQKVEPSNDHVRAKLSWAKKRDEDDMPTVPSTLCEELLYNPFLRVAEEPVRKFTGKAAPAEVLEALCKERASFQRAAEPLQPQARALLALQWGLLGTPRQK
- the LOC100484517 gene encoding hydroxyacylglutathione hydrolase-like protein isoform X3 — protein: MKVKVIPVLEDNYMYLVIEEHTREAVAVDVAVPKRLLEIVGREGVSLTTVLTTHHHWDHARGNAELARLRPGLAVLGADERICALTRRLVHGEELRFGAIHVRCLLTPGHTSGHMSYFLWEEECPDPPAVFSGDALSVAGCGLRLESTAQQMYESLTETLGSLPPETKRDEDDMPTVPSTLCEELLYNPFLRVAEEPVRKFTGKAAPAEVLEALCKERASFQRAAEPLQPQARALLALQWGLLGTPRQK
- the LOC100484517 gene encoding hydroxyacylglutathione hydrolase-like protein isoform X1; this translates as MKVKVIPVLEDNYMYLVIEEHTREAVAVDVAVPKRLLEIVGREGVSLTTVLTTHHHWDHARGNAELARLRPGLAVLGADERICALTRRLVHGEELRFGAIHVRCLLTPGHTSGHMSYFLWEEECPDPPAVFSGDALSVAGCGLRLESTAQQMYESLTETLGSLPPETKVFCGHEHTLGNLEFAQKVEPSNDHVRAKLSWAKKRDEDDMPTVPSTLCEELLYNPFLRVAEEPVRKFTGKAAPAEVLEALCKERASFQRAAEPLQPQARALLALQWGLLGTPRQK